A stretch of DNA from Triticum urartu cultivar G1812 unplaced genomic scaffold, Tu2.1 TuUngrouped_contig_5662, whole genome shotgun sequence:
TatatgggaggagagttccccctttGGTCCATGGCATGGCGGTGGAGGGGCGGGATTTTTCCCCATAAATTATCTTTATTGCGCCAAAAGAAGGGCCCCAGCCGTGTTTCGAGGAGGGCATAAGACACCTGGGCGTGTCAAGGGGTGCccggcgcgccctggtgggtctTGGGGGCTGTGGGCCCCCGTTTGCTTTGATTTCACCTCCCCAAAATCACAtgtattccaaaataattcttcataaatttttatcgcgtttggacttcgtttgatatggattttttgcgaaacaaaaaacatgcaacaaataggaactgacattgggcactggatcaatatgttagtccaaataaatcatataaaatgttgccaaaagttTATAacagttgtataatattggcatgaagcaatcaaaaattatagatacaatgAAGACGTATCAGAAACATATCACCATGACGAAGAAGACGCAACGAAGAGGACTGGATGACAACCCAACTCCGGCTAGACATGGTCGGGGAGGCCTTACCTTATAAGCTCCCTGATGATGTCAAAGTTGTTCGAACATCGCCGTTTGGAGAAGGAGCCAGAGGACTATGACATGAAGCGACATTGTCCAGTCTGTTGGAGGACGCTTTTGAATACCACATGCATAACATGGGGACACAATCAAATCAGCCACTCTAGAAAGAGCAGCGACCAGACGACTCACACCCTCCTCTATGCCATCGAGGAGACCATCGTTGACAAGGTGGATCGAGAGTCGGAGAATCTTATTCTTGATCCACATAACATTGCCATCATCACCACAATGCTACCACCGGGGAGGGAAACTCTTAACTCTAAAAGACCTAACCACAATACCACAATGTCTATCTAGGATCCCCACTACGAGGCTTGGATCATGCAAGTAAAGATATCTCCGAAGCTGTCGACCACAAGTCTAACACATACCAATTCAGTTATCAAAGGTGAGGATGCACCGAGGGAGACAAGATCCACGACGTTGGTTCAAGCTATTATGACTGTTATTTACTTAATCACCGTACATTTTACATTACCTAAGAACAACATGTATATCACTACACTAACAACCGCTTTGAAGGAGGTAAGAAGAGAAGAGACTACATCCTATCCTATACTCCTACTCAGGTAGTCTCTCTTCTTCATGTATATCCTAGCCCACCATTCGCGGAACCCTAACTTCTCCTCAAAATCGAGAGAACTCGCTTTAAAAAAAACCCAAGGGAACTCTATGCGAGCCCTATACAGCCACCATCGCTCCACCCGCTCCCCACAGGTCAGGCTACGGGTTCCCTTCGCATTTATATGCCGCTTGATGGCGGGACATGGTAGATGTAAAGCCTCCAATAGGTTTCTGATCAAATCCCGGAGGAATTGATGGGGATTTTGAGGAATCAATGTTTTTTGTTGTTTGGCACAAATTATGAAATAAAGTGTGTGCACGACAAGATATAAAGACTGGAAAAGTTCTGTGTTCAATATTAGAAAAATGTGCCCATTCtcacaaaaaagaaaaaaagtgtCCTATAACAAAAGGACCGCACTATTTGGCACATGTGTGGCAGATAGCAAAACTGTCACACACCTCTTTTTTCCCTTCtaattgcatgcatgcatgctaaTCACTCGCTTCTTTCATGTTTATTTCTTTCTCTAATTACATACATGCACTAGTGGAAAAAAACTGATGTCATGCTAAAATCTCCTTATTCCGAAATTCAAAATGTTTTGTAGCCCAAACCGTCGGTCCGATGCAAAAACTGTTATCACATAAAAGATTCGTCtcgacgagatcttcaaaactagatcccatattGGTATGTTCCGATGACATTTTTCAGGTCAAAAGTTATCATGCCTCTGCTACATATGTTACCACCCATGTGGTATGCAAGCTATCGTGCTATGTCCATATAAGTTATCGGGGTTATAATTTTCAACAACTCCCCCCTTGGTCAAAAGTTACCACAATGTTTGCACGTAAGTTATTGGATATGCAGTTCGTATATTATCATGATATTTCACATAAATTAGAGGGCTATATTTTTTAACTTGTTTCCCTCCTTGGTTAAAGTTATCATGGTGTACGTAATTTATCCGGTATGACGTTCGTATATCACCGTGTTATTTTCATATAAGTTACCAGGGGTATATTTGAAAATTAAAAATGTTTTGTAACTCAAACAGTCGGTCCAATTCAAAAATCTAATTTCACATAAAAAATCCATCGCGATTAAGACCTTCAAAACTCAATCTCATGTTGGTATGTTCTAATGACTTTTCTTGAGAGTCAAAAGCTACCACGCCTAGGCTAATGAAATTATCACGTCATCGGTGTGTATATATTATCATGTTATTTGCAAAGAAAAGTTATCATCGATGTTTTCAACAATTTTTTTCCTCAAGGGTGAAAAGTTACCATGGTGTTTTTAAGTTATCAGATATGTGGCGTGTATGTTACCAAGGTATTTACACATAAGTTAGAGGGGGTACATTTTTAACAGCCTTTTTACTGCGGCAAAAGATTACCATGGTATTTGTACCTAAGTTATTAAGTATGTTGCATGTATATAGTACCATACTATTTACACATAAGCTACTCGGGATATGTCTTTGCAACAATTTTTGGCCTCGGGTTCAAACTTATTGCATAGTTTATACGTATGTCTTTGAGTATGCGGTGCATAAATTATCATGATCTTTACGCCAAAATTATAGGGGGTATGTTTTCAATATCATTTTCCCCACAGGTCAATGTTACCACGGTGTTCATACGTAAGTTATCAGATATGCATCGCTTAAATTGTCATACTATTTACATAGAAATTACCGAGCTATTGTTCTTCGAATAAAATTCCTCGGTAGAAATTAGCACGGTGTTGCAGATAAGTTATTAGGTCTATGGTGCGTAAATTAGCATGCTATACACATAAAAGTTACCGGGTATATTTCAAGAATTTTGTTCCTAGGTCCAAAAAATTATCTGGCCTGGACTGCATAAGTTACCGCACCTGCAGTATgtaaaattaccatgttgtttatgCAGATGTTACCGGACATGAAACCTGAACTATTTTCAACGTTTCAATGGGGTTTTTTAGGTCGGAATATCGTCCGGTACAACCAATCATTACCAATATTGTTTACATGTTGCTTCCAATAAAAAATCGTTTGAGTTGTCGGTCTACTTGTGGGTTGTTAGGACCACAAGTGTGCTCGATTTATGCCGTCTAGGCCCGATTCAGGTTGATGAGCACTGATACAGTGGTAAACCCAAACTTAGTGCAAAAATTTACAGAGGTGTGATGTTCATTTTCTACTATATAAGTACAGGAGAGGAGATTGTGTAGGTCAGGGATCCCAACTCAAACTCCCTGAATCTTAATGCTAGTGTTTCAGGCCTTTGTATAGTGATTTGTTGGAGCCTTTTGCAATCCATCGGTCGTGCAAATAACTGAATCTGATTGGAATGATTAGTCTATTCACCCAAGCTTCAGACAACACTGGATTTTGCAAGGGGTTGCAGCAGGGAGGTGAGCAGCAGTAGCAGCCACAAGAGGCGTTGGTGAAAAAACAGGAGCAACAAATGTATATGGATTTGAAGCCGCCTCATTGCAGAATAAGAGCAGCAAGGACGATGATCAAATAGGAGCGTCAGTGTAAAAAATCAAGCCGGCTCGCCGCCGTACTTCTGCTATGTCACTACGTGCTCTGCTGTGCCCCGCATCACATGCAAACCCAATCCAGAATCAACAACAAATCAAGCCATCTCGCCGTCCTAGGGAGCAAAACAAGCACAACAGGGAGCTTCCAGTCCTAGGCTGCCGTTGGTGATGAATCCGAGGAGATGGGAGGGAGTTCTAGTCCTGGGCGTACCTAGGCGTCGCCGTGGCCATCAAAGAGGTGCGACGAGAGGCGGAGCGCGTCGGCGTTGAGACCCAGCCCATTGAGGTCGCGGCGCATGGCGAGGAGGCGCATATAGATGTCAGCGAAGCGCGGAACCACGGCGCAGGCGTCCTCCATCTCCCCGCTGCGGCCGGGCGGCCGGGCTTGTGAGCGCATCTCTTCAGGCCGGCGTGCCTTGCGGGCCAAATCCATGGCAAGGGAGATTCATGTGGTGGTGCGGGGATGAAGACGAGCGAAGGGGAGGAATAGCCACGCGATGAAGATCAGACATTACTTGGGTCGTTTGATAGTTTTAGCAATCTGCCACACGGTTGCCACATACATATTTCGATAACAAAAAGGCAAACGTGACCTTTGCGTGATGGACCCCCCGGCTGAACCGTCATTGACCTGACCTGACCGTGGACCGTCGGACGCGTCGGGAGCCAGATCTCACTCCACCACTCACACCCGTCCCCACACTCCCCACCGCGCAGCCCTCCCCTTCGTCGGCAGCCCAAAAACCCTCGGGGGCGAAGCGAGGAGAGGACGGCAATGGCGGAGGCGAGCCGCAGCCACCCGTCGCAGTACGTGAGGCTGAAGAAGGACCAGGACGCTTCCGCCTCCGGCCCCAGCGTGGAGGACATCCGCCCTGGCGAGCTCAACCTGCCCGTCGCCGTCCCACAGGTCGGTCTCGCCATTCCTCGCGCGATCCTCGTTTTCTTCCAATTTCTGCTACCGCAATTGTTTGTTCGGGGAATCGGGATGGTCCGATCTGATTCTGGGCGCTGCGCCGTGTGGCTGTATAGCTGGAGCAGAGGAAGTGCTTCAAATGCGGCAGGTGCTGCCTGAGAGCCACCGGGCGCCCCGCGACCCCGTGGACAACCGGCATCTTCGGGTGCGCCGAAGACCCCGAGAGCTGTAAGTGGCGTGGAATTTCCTTCTCGCCTTTGCATTTGCCCCCCCCCCTTCAACTGCCTAGCCGATCTAGTTCTGCTACTTCCTCCCACTCTAGACGGGTCACACCTTCAAAATTCGTGGTAGTTTTGATGTGCTGATATGCCAGAGTTGGCAGGAATTTTCATGTGGATCTGCACAGGATGGGGTTGTGTTGCTGTGGTTGAGCTCAGGGTTTGTGGCTATTACACACATTGCACAACTCAGCAACTAGATGTTTGTTTCCATGGCATTGAAGTGTTACCGAAGTGTCACCGACAGAGGTTAGGTGCTTTAGTTTTAAATCCTTTAGAGGTCCCGCGTATTAAGCGCACACAGGTTTTTATTATGAAGCCCGTACGTCAAGTGAATCTCTCTCTAGTAAAGAAAAGAGAAACATCTGCACAAGGATGGCCCATACACCTCCTATCCTCCTTTTTTTTCATTTAGGCTTTTATTGTTTTCCATTTTTTACATGTGTTTGTTACAGACTATTTTTCAGCACTAAAGGTGTTTCTTTCGAAATTTCAATTACAAATTATAACAATATTTATATGCTTATAGATCATTGTGAAATATTTCCACATTAGTTTAGTGAGCAGTTGCCTGTCAAAAATTTGGTGTTGCCTCCTTTTTACGTGGTACCAGTTGAGACAGTTTTCAAACAGAGATGCTTTGCAAATCTGAATTTTCTTCCTCTCTGTCATTTTTTCATTAACAACCGTGAACTTAATCGAGGAACAAACCATGGTAGACTAAACATATAGTCAATTAATTCTTTCTCATGTCTATGAGAAAGGCATGGTTGATATTTTACATTGCACATATAACTCAGTTGTAAACTGGAGCCAACCTGATGCTGATTTATGTCTTATACTACACATGTAACTCAAATTTATAATGTGGAGTCGATCCGAAGCATGTCTGCCCTACATTTAGGAGTATTTTACCTAGACTAGAGGGGTAGAGGTTCATGACTGAACAGTCCAAATTGAGTACTTCATTTTTTTTATAGCTTGCTTAGGAGTACTTTATTTTGAAATATTAATTGTTCACATACACTTTTTTGTATCATATTGCAAGCCTTTATGGTTTGCAAATTTGAAGTTCTGTTATCTTTTTGGTCTTCTATTATCTTTGTAAAATTAGCCTGTGATGATGTGCTCATGTGGGAAGGGATTAGGCACTGGTCATTGTCTGAAAGAAATAAAGAGTAGCAGTCGTAACGTCTGGCTTCGATTATCATGTTCTTATTGTTAAAGACGGCCCTTCTTTTTTCCGTATTGGAAAATTTCttcaaaatgtagggtgtgtttgGTTTTGAGCCAAAGCTGGCCTTGCCAAAACATTGGCGTGCCCATGAGTTTTGGCTGTTGTTTGGTTGGACACCAAATATTTGGCTTGCCCAACCCAGCCGGCGTTTGCCCATGCAGTTCTCGCACGTACGCGGGCGCGCCATGGGGTGAACAAAAGCCTGTACATGCTGCTTCTCTGAACTTTTCTTTACTGTTCTTTTTTCTGAATGTTTGATCATCATGATTTATGGGCTCCTTATATAAAAATTTCAAGTTAAGACCTCAGATGCTGATATGTGGCATGTTAATTGGCTACAAACCAAACTGAGACCCAACCATTTTGCCAAAAAATTGGTACGTGCTATGGCTACAATCCAAACAACACTACCacaccaaaattttggtcatgccCTTGCTTTGGCTATGCCAAAATTTTGGCAGGGCAAGTTGGGGCACAAACCAAACAGCCCCGTACACACTTCTACAGCTGACTGTCGGTTATCATTTTAGCTCTTTTAGGCTCTTTGCAAAATCAACGTGCTGTGAGAATGTGCTCATATTGAAAAGAATTTGCAACTTCCATTGTTTCAAAGAAGCAAAAATTAGCAGTTGTAACGTTTACTTTTACTACAATGCTTTTGATCTAAAGATGTCTTTCTTCTTGATCTGTTTGAAAGTTCTTGTACATGTACACTTTCCCACTATAAGTGTTAATTGCGATAAACTGTTGAGCACATAAATGACTGCGTCGTACATGGCCGAAACCTGAAAGCTTAATGGAATAGCtaattcttttttctttcttgACTTCCATAGGTTGGATTTTAAAAAAAAAATCTTGTAGTGATGGATCTTGTAATATGCTCCGAGGTTCCTTATGCCGTTCTTCTGAACTTGAACACAGAGCAGCTGAATCTCTAATCACAAGAGGGACCATCTCCAGGTTTACTAAAGAGTTAATCTAAGCACTAAAAGGAACACCATAAAGTTTGCGGATGTGTCTACTAATCATAATTGCTTAGTCTATTACCGACTTTCATTCATGGGGCCTTCTTATTCAAATTGTGTCATCATAGGGTTTGTGATGTTTGTACCTTTATGCTTCAGTCCGTGCAGTTTTCATATATATTACTGCTACATTCTGAGATACTTCTGAACCACTTGCGTGTCTGATCTTCTTACTGTTTTATGCCGGATTGGTCTATTCTGCCCCTGTGTTTTGTTTGGACGAAATGTTCAGGCTCTTAGAGAAGATATCCCATGGACAACACCCTGCACTTGCCATGCTGTCTGTGTTGAAGGTGGCATTGCATTGGCAATCCTTACGGCTATATTCCATGGTGTTGACCCAAACACATCAGTCCTGATTGGTGAAGGCCTGGTGTTCGGTTGGTGGTTATGCTCTATATATACTGGTAATTTTCGTCTACAGCTTCAGAGGAGGTATCATCTCGAGGTACTTCTTTCTCTCTTCCACTGTTTTCTTTGTATGTGTCATGATAAATCGCATTCAGAAGAACATCTACAAACAGTTGTATTTATTTCTACTATAAGAAGTACAGAATTGCATTCTCCATCTGAGATAGTTGTATTAGGTATGCAGGCGTCCAGAAGCAAACTGCATGGTTAAAGTTATGTGTATCCGTCCTCACTAAAATAAAGTTCTGTAGTTTGGACGAGAGAGTTATGTCGTCCAGCGAACTTCTGTCACTGTCATGAAATTTTTGCTTGGCATTGTCCACTGGCGGTAGCTGGTTATATCATTGAATTATCAGACCATTTCATCAACCCTGTATTGCTCATCATTGTGAGCATGGAGGGTCCTTGACCACCTTTTCACGTATAGTATCTTTTTGTGGTCACTAATTCTAATCAGTTGTCACGTCTAGCATTTGATATGCGGGCTGGGCTTTTAGTTTCATGCATCAGTATCACGGGCCTTTCGCTAACCATCACATATTGTTGTGCTTCCACCAGAACTCTCCATGCCCTCCTGGCA
This window harbors:
- the LOC125529523 gene encoding cell number regulator 6-like, which codes for MAEASRSHPSQYVRLKKDQDASASGPSVEDIRPGELNLPVAVPQLEQRKCFKCGRCCLRATGRPATPWTTGIFGCAEDPESLSDLLTVLCRIGLFCPCVLFGRNVQALREDIPWTTPCTCHAVCVEGGIALAILTAIFHGVDPNTSVLIGEGLVFGWWLCSIYTGNFRLQLQRRYHLENSPCPPGIVHCCFPWCANCQEHRERKGRLAESSDVPMTIVNPPPLQEMSMVENNAPTSENEASKAEHDDVEVIPL